A segment of the Lactobacillus sp. ESL0700 genome:
TGCCTAAAATTAGGCTAACAAAATAATTTATTTGAACAATGGAGAATTACATTGAAAGAAAAAGCAAGAACCGTTTTGTTTTGGTTCATTCTCAGTCAACCATTTTTGGACTTATATTGGTTTTATCACGGCAAGCTTGCCAATATTTTGCCCTTCACCTTGCCAACAATTATTCGAATTTTAGCTGTTGGCGTTTTGCTCGGCCTCTTTTTAAGTCAGCGAGAATCGTGGCGCAAACTTGGCCAGCGTAAGTGGCTAGTGGCCTACTTGGCACTGCTAGTCATTTATTCGGCATTGCATCTTGTCCACGTGCGTATTTTTACCAGCATTAACCCCACGGGATACGGCTACTCAACAATCAGTGAGGCCTTCTACTTAATTCGCATGGCGCTGCCACTGATCGTCCTGTTCTTAACCGATGAACTTGATTTTGGGCAAAAGCAATTACGGCTGGTGATTGAGGGTGTTTCCGGACTTTTTTCAGGAACAATTGTGTTATCCAACCTGTTTGTTGTTTCGCTTAAGTCTTACGAAACAGGGACAATTAGTGCCAACATCTTTATGTGGTTCTTCAATCCTAATATTGGCTATTCACACATGGCTTCCAAGGGCTTTTTCAATTTCACCAATATGATTTCTGCCGTTCTGTTTATGCTGCTGCCGCTAATGATGTACTACTTATTTACAGAATTTAATTGGCTGACGATTACCCTCAATGTCGTGCAGGCACTGGCCATGATTGAAATTGGGACTAAGGTGGCCGCAATTGGTTTAATTGGCGGCATTATCATTAGTTGTCTGCTGTTTGCCTTCCATAAATACATTATTAAGGATGTTAAAAAAGGTGGCTGGGCCATCCTAGTCGCCATCTTAATTGAGCTTGGGTCGTTAGTGATTTTACCGTTTGGCCCCGCTATTCAACGCTACAATTACGAAATCTACCTCGCCAAGCAATCCGACCATGACTTAACAGCTGAAACACGCGAACTCAAAGCGGGACTAGCCAAATATCCCCAAGGCAAAAAGCGGGACGACTTTTTACGCAGCTTTATTAAAGAAAACTATCAAGCTTATGCTCTTAATCCCAAGTTTGTCTTCAAGAGTTACCCTTACCAATACGACCCCGAATTTTGGCTAAAAATCATGAACGAACCTGGTCAAACGCGGATGCAAAACCGCCATATTGAACAGGCAATGCTCAATCAGGTTGTTAAAACCAATAACAATCGGTTAGACAAATTTTTCGGTATTTCATATACTCGAGAAAACAATATCTTTAACTTAGAGCGGGACTTTTCGGCACAAATATATGCTCTCGGGTGGCTGGGAATGCTGCTATTTGTTGGTCCTTACCTAGCCGTTCTGGCGTACGGCATTTATCAATGGCTTAAATGCCGCGCAGCACGAACCTATCTTGTCAGTTCTCTTATTCTGGCCAGCCTCTTTGTTTTACTTGCCGCCTTTTCATCCGGCAATGTCCTAGACTTCTTGACCGCTAGCTTCCTACTTGCCTTCATTGACGGCAACTTGCTCAGACAGGTCAAGCATAATTAATTATATTAAAAAATGGTGACTCCAATTTTGAAGTCGCCATTTTTATTTTTGCTTAATAAACGATGCATCTGGAATTCTAATCAAATAGTAGGTCATCGCGTTGTGTCCCGCGTGCATCCCAATGCCATTCTGCCAAATTTTCTTATAAGTCGCGGTATAAATCGCAACGTAAGCCTTCTGGTACTTTTTATCCATTTGCTTTAATTGCTCAACCTTATAAGGTACCCGCTCAGCATTCAAATCCAGCGGGTTCTTCCCGTAAGCTACCGTCGCAAAGTCACTGGATACCTTAACCCGCTTACCTGAACGATAGAATGTGTAAGTTTGCGTACCCATTTTTTTCTTTTTAGAATTAATCGTCACATAGCTCGAGTTGCCCGTCCCTGTATCCATTACCAGCGGCTGATAAACAATATGTGAAGAAATCTCGCTAGTATCCTCTAAGTCAGGATTATCGAGTATGGTCTTGGTAAACATCGCACCAAGTCCAACTAACAAAACAACAACTTCTAAAATATCCAGCAAAAAATTGGGCCAACTAAAGCGGCGATGCTTCTTAATAATCATCGTAATCCGCCGCTTGCGAATATTCTGAACCACAAATACAAAATAAAGGATAATAACTACCCATAACAAGATGCCAAGTAGATTCCAGCTAAACATAAAAGTCCTCCTGTGATTGCTTCCATTATATTGTAAAAAGTTCATTTTGAATAGTTATCTACCAAAAAAAGACTGGCAAAATTGCCAATCTTTAAGCTGAATAATGATTTTCCTTTAAATTGCGTTCAAGTAAGTGCGTAAAGGCATCTTTTTGCAAAGTAGATGAAATATACATCACGGTAATTTGGCTCTCATCTTCAACAATAAACGCGACACGTGCCGAACCCGTCTTCTTCAAATTTACCCGGCATTCATAAACGCAGGCACCATTGACGCGTTCACTGGCTGCCCGTTTAACCTTCGACATCCCTGTTTCAACCTGAACGGTCAATGCCGAAGCAATGCAATCTTTAATTATCTTAACTTCGTTCTTGTGCTTTTTGAAAAATTGCTTGCACCCCGAACGCTCATATTCAACTTTCACTAGTCATTACTCTTTTTTACTTTTAGCACTGCTTGATTTGGCAGTTGTCTTCTTTGCCTTAGTAGTTTTCTTTGCGGCCTTTTTAGTCGTTGTCTTCTTTGCAGCAGCCTTTTTTGCTACGGCCTTTTTGGTTACTGGGGCTGGCTTCTCATACTCCCGCACCTGCTTAATCTTTTCAGCGATTGCCGCCGTTAATTTTGCAATAACTGCATCTTCATCTTGTAATTCGGCCTCAGTTGCTAGCTGGTCAATGCGAAATTTTGATGCATTCAAATAGTCGGACGTGGTCTCAAAGTAAATATTAACGGGATAATCTTTGCCTTCTTCAAAAAAGTTAGCAATCTTTTTATAGTTACTGTAAGGCAAGTTAATAATATTGGATTCCAAGGCAAAAGTCACTGGCCGCTGGCCCGTTACTTCCAGTGCGATGTGACTTAACGAACCCTTCTTAATAGCCATCGCCGTCTCTTGCACCATTTTGGTAGCAGTCTCTTTTATTTTGGCCTTTGACTTACTTAAATCGGCATACTTGATGCTCGCCAAATCCTGTAAATAATCTTCTTGCTCAATTTTTTCAGTTAAATTTTTTAAATTAATCTTCAAACTAAAAATTCCTTTTTTTCGATTTATAACCTAATTCATCATTCTTCTATACGATACTCAAAATCGGCTGTAAAAACAATTTATTTATTTTTATTTTTAAAAAACGTTAATCTTTAGTAAGTAACTCTGTAAGCAAATAGGACAAGCATTTTCGGGCAAAAATGCCACTACTTTTAACGCATTTTAGTTTCTAATTAAATAACATTTGCCACGTTTTTTTCTGAAAACGAGTTTATTTTATAATATTTGCATAAAATCATGATTTTAACCACTTTACAAGCGTTTTCATCAAGAGTAAATTTAAGGCGTAATGAAATTTTTTTACTAAAATTTTTTAACTGAAAGGTAGACGAATATGTCAGATAAAGTTTACACAGATTATTTCTATAATTCAGAGGACTTTGACAAGAATCACGAAATGGGTTACAAAGAACTCCATATTCCTGAAGGCGTTGAAGCTTCTCCGTTAATTGTTCCGCCAGTATTGGAACCAGATAAGGTTGAAAACAACGATGTTTGGTACACCATTGAATCCCAAGAAGGCGACTTTCAATTTTTACCAGGCAAGAAGACCCATACTTGGGGCTACAACTTCCCAGTTCTTGGTAAGACAATGGTCTTAACCAAGGGACAACATGTCCACGTAACTTTGAAGAACAGCTTGCCAGAATTGACTACTTATCACTGGCATGGTATGGAAGTTTCAGGACCAGGTAACGATGGTGCTTGTCACTCACCTGTATACCCAGGCGAAGAAAAGCACATTGACTTCGTTGTTAACCAACCAGCTGCTCTTACTTGGTTACATGCTCACCCATGTCCATCAACTGCTGCTCAAGTATGGA
Coding sequences within it:
- a CDS encoding O-antigen ligase family protein, with protein sequence MKEKARTVLFWFILSQPFLDLYWFYHGKLANILPFTLPTIIRILAVGVLLGLFLSQRESWRKLGQRKWLVAYLALLVIYSALHLVHVRIFTSINPTGYGYSTISEAFYLIRMALPLIVLFLTDELDFGQKQLRLVIEGVSGLFSGTIVLSNLFVVSLKSYETGTISANIFMWFFNPNIGYSHMASKGFFNFTNMISAVLFMLLPLMMYYLFTEFNWLTITLNVVQALAMIEIGTKVAAIGLIGGIIISCLLFAFHKYIIKDVKKGGWAILVAILIELGSLVILPFGPAIQRYNYEIYLAKQSDHDLTAETRELKAGLAKYPQGKKRDDFLRSFIKENYQAYALNPKFVFKSYPYQYDPEFWLKIMNEPGQTRMQNRHIEQAMLNQVVKTNNNRLDKFFGISYTRENNIFNLERDFSAQIYALGWLGMLLFVGPYLAVLAYGIYQWLKCRAARTYLVSSLILASLFVLLAAFSSGNVLDFLTASFLLAFIDGNLLRQVKHN
- a CDS encoding LVIS_2131 family protein; the encoded protein is MFSWNLLGILLWVVIILYFVFVVQNIRKRRITMIIKKHRRFSWPNFLLDILEVVVLLVGLGAMFTKTILDNPDLEDTSEISSHIVYQPLVMDTGTGNSSYVTINSKKKKMGTQTYTFYRSGKRVKVSSDFATVAYGKNPLDLNAERVPYKVEQLKQMDKKYQKAYVAIYTATYKKIWQNGIGMHAGHNAMTYYLIRIPDASFIKQK